The Cyclobacteriaceae bacterium genome includes a region encoding these proteins:
- a CDS encoding GNAT family N-acetyltransferase, with protein sequence MKNIEYRSDAKITPDQFVDLLKRSTLDQRRPVGNPERIKKMLQFGNILITAWDKDLLVGVSRALSDFSFCCYLSDLAVDASYQHQGIGKKLIEVTHEVSGVEDTMLMLLAAPAAVNYYPKIGMNRFEECFIIKRKAN encoded by the coding sequence ATGAAAAATATCGAATACAGGAGTGATGCCAAGATCACACCTGATCAATTTGTGGACTTACTAAAACGATCTACGCTTGACCAGAGAAGACCAGTAGGCAACCCAGAGCGCATAAAAAAAATGCTGCAGTTCGGAAACATTCTTATCACCGCCTGGGACAAGGATTTATTGGTTGGTGTTTCCCGTGCATTGAGCGATTTTTCATTTTGCTGTTATTTGTCTGATCTGGCCGTGGATGCTTCCTACCAGCATCAGGGTATTGGCAAAAAATTAATCGAGGTCACCCATGAAGTGTCGGGAGTAGAAGACACGATGCTTATGTTGCTGGCCGCACCCGCCGCTGTCAATTACTATCCCAAGATTGGAATGAATCGTTTTGAGGAATGTTTTATTATCAAAAGAAAAGCAAACTGA
- a CDS encoding pyridoxamine 5'-phosphate oxidase family protein, whose translation MADQFPITDKTEITRLPKRGVYDKDVVYSILDEALVCTLAYSKDEQSFQIPTGFCRIDDMLYVHGSVGSFYMRELISKKSKVCISVTHLDGLVLARSAFHHSVNYRSVVIFSEPELVTQKEILYKVLEVFTEKVCPGRWNDVRKPTDNEWKATMVIGFKIQEASAKVRVGPPKDDDEDYDMNVWAGVVPLKTIRLTPEADPVLKKGIELPAYLGNDMDQRPG comes from the coding sequence ATGGCTGATCAATTCCCAATAACCGACAAAACAGAGATCACGCGTTTGCCTAAGCGCGGCGTTTACGACAAGGATGTTGTTTACTCTATTCTTGATGAGGCTCTGGTATGCACGTTAGCTTATTCAAAAGATGAGCAATCCTTTCAGATACCAACTGGCTTTTGCAGAATTGATGACATGCTTTACGTTCATGGCAGTGTAGGAAGTTTTTACATGCGTGAACTCATCTCAAAAAAGAGTAAGGTATGCATCAGTGTTACACATCTTGATGGATTGGTGCTGGCACGTTCTGCTTTTCATCATTCTGTGAATTACCGTTCCGTGGTTATTTTCAGCGAGCCTGAATTGGTAACTCAAAAGGAGATTCTGTATAAAGTCCTGGAGGTCTTTACTGAAAAGGTGTGTCCCGGAAGATGGAATGATGTCCGAAAGCCAACCGACAACGAGTGGAAGGCAACCATGGTAATTGGTTTTAAGATTCAGGAAGCTTCGGCCAAAGTTCGCGTGGGTCCACCAAAAGACGATGATGAAGATTATGATATGAATGTGTGGGCTGGTGTAGTTCCATTAAAGACTATCAGGCTGACTCCTGAAGCGGATCCAGTCTTGAAGAAGGGAATTGAGCTACCTGCCTATTTAGGCAATGACATGGACCAGCGTCCTGGTTAA